A window of Rhinatrema bivittatum chromosome 2, aRhiBiv1.1, whole genome shotgun sequence contains these coding sequences:
- the SSTR3 gene encoding somatostatin receptor type 3, with amino-acid sequence MNPSGLSIPTPGTYGQENSSFIWQGSTLANQTIDVSLGANLRSILIPLVYLIVCVVGLSGNTLVIYVVLRYSVTESVTNVYILNLALADELFMLGLPFLAVQNALSYWPFGSLMCRLVMTVDGINQFTSIFCLTVMSVDRYLAVVHPVKSSKWRRPQVAKMVNATVWVLSFLVVLPVVIFSDVPKGKKTCYIEWPEPSSVWKASFIIYTATLGFFGPLLVICLCYLLIIIKFKSSGKKVQATSSKRKKSEQKVTRMVVIVVVVFVLCWLPFYILNIINVVHTLPEEPSLFGLYFFVVVLSYANSCANPVIYGFLSSRFKQGFRRVLLRSSRRVENEEITYPQQEDKERQGNEMTEVSKISQNGNGQEHSMIGESKQKTLPEELMSLEKTNMLEISYL; translated from the coding sequence ATGAATCCATCTGGTCTCAGCATTCCAACTCCAGGCACATATGGACAGGAAAACTCTTCATTCATCTGGCAAGGGAGTACCCTGGCCAATCAGACCATAGATGTCAGCCTGGGTGCTAACTTGCGAAGCATCCTGATCCCTCTAGTATATCTCATCGTGTGCGTGGTTGGTCTGAGTGGGAACACGCTAGTGATCTATGTAGTTCTGCGCTACTCTGTAACAGAGTCAGTCACTAATGTATATATCCTCAATCTGGCCTTGGCAGATGAGCTCTTTATGCTGGGGCTTCCTTTTCTGGCTGTACAAAATGCCCTTTCCTATTGGCCATTTGGCTCCCTCATGTGCCGACTTGTCATGACAGTAGATGGTATCAATCAGTTCACTAGCATCTTCTGCCTCACTGTAATGAGTGTCGACCGCTATCTTGCTGTGGTGCACCCAGTGAAGTCTTCAAAATGGCGGAGGCCCCAAGTGGCAAAGATGGTCAATGCTACAGTATGGGTACTTTCCTTCCTGGTAGTGCTACCAGTGGTCATTTTTTCTGATGTACCTAAGGGGAAGAAAACCTGCTATATTGAATGGCCAGAGCCATCCTCTGTTTGGAAGGCTAGCTTTATCATCTATACAGCCACTCTGGGTTTTTTTGGGCCCCTCCTTGTCATTTGCCTCTGCTATTTGCTCATCATCATTAAGTTCAAGTCATCTGGCAAGAAGGTTCAGGCCACATCCTCCAAACGTAAGAAGTCAGAGCAGAAGGTCACCCGTATGGTGGTCATTGTAGTTGTGGTCTTTGTCCTCTGTTGGCTACCATTCTACATCCTGAATATCATCAATGTAGTACACACCTTGCCTGAGGAGCCTTCATTGTTTGGGCTCTATTTCTTTGTTGTTGTCCTTTCCTATGCTAACAGCTGTGCCAACCCTGTCATATATGGCTTCCTCTCATCTCGATTCAAGCAAGGTTTCCGCAGGGTGCTGCTACGCTCGTCACGGCGGGTGGAGAATGAAGAGATAACCTACCCACAACAGGAGGATAAGgaacggcaggggaatgaaatGACTGAGGTCAGCAAGATTTCCCAAAATGGGAATGGACAGGAACATTCTATGATAGGTGAGAGCAAGCAAAAGACACTTCCTGAGGAGCTTATGAGTCTGGAAAAAACAAACATGTTGGAAATCAGTTATTTatga